The Rhodothermales bacterium genome includes the window TCTGCTTCAGAGAAGTAACGTGGGGACACCAGGTCTATCTGCTTCGACCGGGCATCTTCGAGTTGTTGTTCGACCTGCTTGATGTCATCCTCGATATCCTGTCCGTACACGCCCCATATCCCCGAAACGGACAGAAGCGTGGCGAGGGCAGTAATCCTGAGTAGTCTCCGAAAAATCATGGCGGGATGCCGTTTACTTTGACAATGATCCAATATAGAAACGTAGGATTGATCCGAAGGAAATGCAATTGTTGAACACGGCCCGATGGGTGCGTGTGACCGACCTGCAATAGGCTGAAATCGGTGGAAAGCTACTCGATGGATCAAGCTGGACTGCGCATATCGGATTGAACGCCAGACCGTTGCACAGGCGAAACCCGCTGATTATGTTGGCGCTGGGGGGCACGACCCGCTATCTCGTAGCGGATTACGGGACGTGGCGTTCGTGTTTTTTCTGTCTCACCGGAGGATGTACACCATGCAAGAATTGATAGATCGAATGACAGCCCAGATCGGGCCTGTCCTCCTTAACGTTCTCGGCGCGCTTGCCATACTTGTCGTCGGATACATCATCGCAAGGATGTTGTCAGCATTTGTGCGCCGAATACTGCGAAAAACCACACTCGACGACAAACTTGCCAACGCGCTCTATGACGGTGAAGCCAAGCTCGATGTGGAGAAAGGTATATCGAAAGGTGTGTTCTACATCGTGATGTTGCTGGTGCTGGTGGCGGTGTTGCAGGTGCTTCAGCTCACGTTCGTCACGGCGCCGCTGAACGAATTCCTGGGCACCGTCTTTGGCTATTTGCCGCAATTGATCGCGGCCGGTGTCCTCGTTCTTGTCGCGTTCGTCGTTGCCGGGATTCTTCGCCTGCTGGCGCGCAAGGGACTTCAGGCCACGCACATCGATCAGAAACTGGGTGGAGCAGCCGAAGGTGAGCAGCCGGGCGCATCTCTTTCGGAATCAGTGGCGACGGCCGTGTACTACCTCGTCTTCCTGCTTTTTCTCCCGGCCATTCTGGGGACACTCGAACTGCAGGGACTGCTTCGACCGGTTGAAGGGCTGCTGGGAGAACTGCTGGCGTTCCTCCCGAACCTTTTTGCTGCGGCGGTGATTCTGCTCGTAGGCTACTTCATCGCCAAGCTGATACGGAACATCGTATCCAATTTGCTCTCCGCAGCCGGTGCGGACAGACTCGCAGAGCGCGTAGGACTGAGTGGCATACTCGGAACGCAGAGTTTTTCCCAGGTGCTGGGCACCATCGTATATGTACTCGTGTTGATTCCGGTGCTGATAGCGGCGCTCAATGCACTCGCCATAGAAGCCGTCACGGCTCCGGCGAGTGAGATGCTGGATCTGATTCTTACGGCCATACCTCAGATCCTGGCCGCAGCGATCGTACTGATCATTGCCTATGTCATAGGCAAGCTTGTCGGCGGCCTGGTCAGCAACCTGCTATCAAGCATCGGCTTCAACGCGTTCCTTGCACGAATCGGACTGTGGAGCGCGGATGGGCCCGAGGGTCGCAAGGCCCCATCGGATCTGGCGGGCGCGGTCGTACTTATCGCAATCCTGCTTTTCGCGTCCATGGAGGCCGCAAGCCTGATCGGTTTTGTAACACTGACGGCCTTGATCTCCGAATTCCTCGTGTTCGCAGGACAGCTGCTAGTCGGACTCGTCATCCTCGCACTCGGGCTCTACATTGCTCGATTGGCGTACGAGGCGATTCACGGAAGCGGGATGAGTCAGGCGGCTCTTGTGGCCATCGCGGCCCGGACCGCGATTATCGTTCTAGCCGGTGCCATGGCGCTGCGGCAAATGGGGTTGGCGAACTCGATCATCAACCTCGCCTTCGGTCTCGTGCTCGGAGCCATCGCACTGGCTGCCGCCATCGCGTTCGGCATCGGCGGTCGCGATTTCGCAAAACGCCAACTCGACCGGCTGTCCGACGGCGATGTGGATGCTGCGTAGGTAAGCTGTGTACGGGCGGGGCGGCTGAACGGTCGCTCCCGCCCGTAACAACCACGCGCCACAAAAAATCGCATCAGCGGGAATCGAACACCTGCTTCGGGCGTACTAGCGACTTGCCCGACCCCACGGCGGCCTGCACCTGGCGAATCAGGAATTGAGATAGGCCGAAGGCCGATTCTGTCGGGCTCCTCACATCGAACCTTCCCGAATCGCTGCGACATCTATATGCAAACTAGTTCCACGCTTCCCACTTCAGAAAACGGAGGGAAAAGGGCCGGAGTGCACTGGGGCGCGCTGCTTTTTATCGCCGGCTATCACGCAGTCCTTTTTATCGGACTGCCGATCTACCTGTTTGCCCGTACGCCGGGACTGGACCTGCTCGCACTGATGGCGCTCCTGTGGGCAGGCACCCTGGTGGCCATTACGATGGGATATCATCGTTTCTATTCGCACAAGACGTATAGAGCGAGCAAGATCCTGGAGATTCCTCTGCTCTTCTTTGGCACGGCGGCAATTCAGGGAAGTGCTTTGAAATGGGCCTTCGACCACCGCCTGCACCACAAATTCGTCGATGGGGAAGGCGATCCCTACGGTACGAACCAGGGTTTCTGGCACTCCCACATTCTGTGGCTGTTCGAGCACCAGGCTCCAATTGAGGAACGTCTTGTTCGCGACCTCATGGCCAACAGGCTGGTGATGTTCCAGCACAAGTATTACGGATGGCTTGCGACTGCGACGAATGTTCTGCTGGTGGCCGGAGTGGCTGCGCTCACACAGGATGTCTTTGGAGCACTCATATTCGGCTTTCTCCTGCGCCTGTTTCTTACGCATCATTCGACGTGGTTTATTAATTCGCTTGCCCACATCTGGGGATCCAAGCCGTATTCGAGTGAGCACTCGGCCGTCAACAATTTCATTCTTGCACACCTTACGTTCGGCGAGGGATACCATAACTACCACCACACATTCTCGGGCGACTACCGAAACGGCGTCCGCTGGTACCAGTTCGATCCGCCGAAGTATCTGATCTGGCTCATGAGCAAGATCGGTTTGGCCAGCGACCTCCAGCGCGTCAACCGCGTCGCGATCGACAGAACGCTCGTCGCCGCCGACCGCAAGCTAATGCTGCAACATCTGCGAGATGTCGAGCATCCGAGAGTGCAGGCTTTCATGTCGTCGATGGACACGACTTACGAGAGCCTGACGGACAAGCTCGCGCAGATGAAGACGGATCTCGACCGTTACTCGGTGTTGAAGCGGGAGCGGGCGAGGGAGGAGATCCGGATCAAGAAGGCGCAGATTCGTGATTTGCGCAAGAGCATTCGCTCCGAAATGAAGGACTGGGAGCGGCTCTGCAAGGAAGTGATTCGGTTCAAGCCCGGGCTGGCTAACGCCTGAGCCTGCCGGCCACCAACATCATCCACGAAACACGTCGTTGCGGCGCTTTTCGAGGGCCGGCAACTGCGTGCGAACCCGGTGCAGGTGCCCGATGTCTATGTCGGACGTGACGACGCACGGCCGGTCGGGAGCGACGCCAAGCACCGTACCCCACGGATCTACGATCATAGATTTCCCGTAGCTCGTACGGCCGGGAATGTGCTGCCCGATCTGGGCGGGTGCTGCAACGTAACACAGATTCTCGATCGCACGCGCACGGAGCAGAACCTCCCAGTGGGCCTTGCCTGTCGGAACGGTGAATGCGGACGGCACGAAAACGAGATCGGCACCGGCATGCGACAGGCTCCGGTATAACTCCGGGAAGCGGATATCAAAGCAGATGCTCAGTCCGATCGTCAGGTCGCCGGTGGCGAAGACAACGGTTTCGTTGCCGGGCTTCACGTGGTCCGATTCGCGGAACGTGTTGACGACGTCGATCGAAACGTCGAACAGATGCATCTTGTCGTAGCGGGCGACGATTTCGCCCTGCGGATTCAGGGCCAGACAGGAGTTGCTGGCACGAGCCGGATCTTCTGACCGGAGAGGAATGCTGCCGCCTATCAGATGCACTGCATGTCGGCGCGCCTGGCCTCTCAGAAACTCGAGCACCTGGCTACTTTCAAAAGCTTCCGCCTCTTTCAGCTTGTCCTCGGGACGGCCGAGGAACGAGAAGTTCTCGGGGAGCGAGATGAGGGTTGCGTCACGGGCAGCGGCCTCGGCGATCAGGGCGTCGGCGGCAGAGAGGTTGGCTTCTCTGTCGGGACCGGAGCACATCTGAATCGCCGCAACCTTGATCGGCATCGCTTGCTACACCCGCTCCTCTCGGAGCAATCTGAACAGCCGACTATCTTCCCTCATCACCCTCAACATGCCCGAAAACGGCGGTCTGACCCGTGTTGCTATAGGCCACGACGTCGTAAGATTCCCGATACGGGCCTTCCATTCCGGGTGATCCGATCGGCATGCCCGGAACTCCGATCCCCCGGATGTCGGGCTTCTCGTCCAGGAGCCGCGTTACGAATTCAGCCGGGACGTGTCCCTCGACGACGTACCCGTCGATCAGGCCCGTGTGACACGTTCGGAGTCCGGGTGGGACGCCATGCATGTTCTTGATGCCCGTCAAGTCGTTCACATCGTGCACGACCACCTTGTAACCGGCGCCCTCAAGGTGCTCGACCCATTTGCCACAACACCCGCACGTCGGGGTCTTGTACACGACGACCTCCTTTGCCGACGAGGTACCTCGGACAAGGCTGAAGCCACCGACGGCCAAAATGGCGACGGCGACTGCGGCGATGAGCGACCTGCGTGTCATTCCTTTCATGCGTTTCTCCCGGTTAAGTGCGGTGACGAGACTTATCCCCTTGCGCACGAACAGGTTCCCGCTTTCTCCGTTATTCGTAGGGTATTGCCCTACACAATGTATAGGTATCGCTTACGGAAGAATCGGCCGAAAAAGTGGAGAAACGTGTAGGGGATGTACTAAATTCCCTCACGCCCGCTGGTACGTCCCCGTGCGGGATCCCACATTTGGAAAGCAACACACAAGTTATGACGGAGGAGAGCGTATGAAGTGGTTTTCGTTACTGACGGCAACCCTGGTAATGCTCGGAATGGCCCTTACGCAGGACGGCACGAACAAAGTTGTGCTGGAACCGACGTACATCGGCTCGCAAGCGTGCATCAATTGCCACACCGGAAGGAATCCGGAAATTGTGTCCGAGTACCAGAAGAGCGGCCACCCCTACAAACTGAATGAGGTTACGGGCGGCGTTGCGCCGACATACCCCGCAAACACGACCACCGGACCGGTATTGCCTCCGGGTACATCATGGGATGACTTTGCGTACGTGATTGGCGGTTACGGCTGGAAGGCGCGCTTCGTGAAACCTGACGGGCGAGTCTACACCGTCGGCGATTCGGCACAGTACAACCTTCCGAGTCTGGGGGCGTCTGCGTCACTGGGCCGCGATGCAAGCTGGGCCGCATATCACAAGGGTGAGGACAAGAAGTATAACTATGGCTGCTTCCAGTGTCATACGACAGGTCCGACGCCTGAGGGATCGTGGAACAATGTTGTAGCCGACAGCCTCGGGACGTTCAGCGAGCCCGGGATTCGATGCGAAGGTTGTCACGGTCCGGGAAGTGATCACCAGGCAGGTGCATTTGCAGATCCTCCGGTACTGCCTCCGAATTCGGGCGACTATCTCAAGATCACCCGATGTGGCGAATGCCATCAGCGAGGCGGTGCGACCAACGCCATCCCGGTAAGTGGTGGATACATTCGTCACCACGAGCAGGTTAACGAGATGCGGGCGTCGGCTCACGGCGACGGTGTGGGTACTGAACTCACGTGTGCGAGCTGCCACAATCCGCACGTAACTGTTCGCTATCCTGATGCCACCGCCCCAGGCCAGGAGGGGATCACGACCCAGTGTGAGACGTGCCATCCAGCCCAGTCGGTCAACCTGAACGGCATGGATAAGCCAATCAACTGCATCGACTGTCACATGCCACGGGCGAGCAAGTCTGCTGTCGGTGCGCAGGTCGGCAATGGCTGGATCGGTGACGTTAGAACGCACATCTTCGGCATCAATACGGGTGCATTCACGAAGGATGAGGCGAT containing:
- a CDS encoding mechanosensitive ion channel, producing MYTMQELIDRMTAQIGPVLLNVLGALAILVVGYIIARMLSAFVRRILRKTTLDDKLANALYDGEAKLDVEKGISKGVFYIVMLLVLVAVLQVLQLTFVTAPLNEFLGTVFGYLPQLIAAGVLVLVAFVVAGILRLLARKGLQATHIDQKLGGAAEGEQPGASLSESVATAVYYLVFLLFLPAILGTLELQGLLRPVEGLLGELLAFLPNLFAAAVILLVGYFIAKLIRNIVSNLLSAAGADRLAERVGLSGILGTQSFSQVLGTIVYVLVLIPVLIAALNALAIEAVTAPASEMLDLILTAIPQILAAAIVLIIAYVIGKLVGGLVSNLLSSIGFNAFLARIGLWSADGPEGRKAPSDLAGAVVLIAILLFASMEAASLIGFVTLTALISEFLVFAGQLLVGLVILALGLYIARLAYEAIHGSGMSQAALVAIAARTAIIVLAGAMALRQMGLANSIINLAFGLVLGAIALAAAIAFGIGGRDFAKRQLDRLSDGDVDAA
- a CDS encoding carbon-nitrogen hydrolase family protein, with translation MPIKVAAIQMCSGPDREANLSAADALIAEAAARDATLISLPENFSFLGRPEDKLKEAEAFESSQVLEFLRGQARRHAVHLIGGSIPLRSEDPARASNSCLALNPQGEIVARYDKMHLFDVSIDVVNTFRESDHVKPGNETVVFATGDLTIGLSICFDIRFPELYRSLSHAGADLVFVPSAFTVPTGKAHWEVLLRARAIENLCYVAAPAQIGQHIPGRTSYGKSMIVDPWGTVLGVAPDRPCVVTSDIDIGHLHRVRTQLPALEKRRNDVFRG
- a CDS encoding T9SS type A sorting domain-containing protein, with translation MKWFSLLTATLVMLGMALTQDGTNKVVLEPTYIGSQACINCHTGRNPEIVSEYQKSGHPYKLNEVTGGVAPTYPANTTTGPVLPPGTSWDDFAYVIGGYGWKARFVKPDGRVYTVGDSAQYNLPSLGASASLGRDASWAAYHKGEDKKYNYGCFQCHTTGPTPEGSWNNVVADSLGTFSEPGIRCEGCHGPGSDHQAGAFADPPVLPPNSGDYLKITRCGECHQRGGATNAIPVSGGYIRHHEQVNEMRASAHGDGVGTELTCASCHNPHVTVRYPDATAPGQEGITTQCETCHPAQSVNLNGMDKPINCIDCHMPRASKSAVGAQVGNGWIGDVRTHIFGINTGAFTKDEAMFAAGGGSVALDGNGLAAVTMDFACLQCHTDKDVQWAANYAMATHSGGFVTDVDDASEVPATFALEQNYPNPFNPSTTIRYAVPEAADVSIRVFDATGRLVGTLVQNMMPPGNHSVTMDASGLSSGMYFYELKAGDVTQTKAMILSK
- a CDS encoding DUF411 domain-containing protein, producing the protein MKGMTRRSLIAAVAVAILAVGGFSLVRGTSSAKEVVVYKTPTCGCCGKWVEHLEGAGYKVVVHDVNDLTGIKNMHGVPPGLRTCHTGLIDGYVVEGHVPAEFVTRLLDEKPDIRGIGVPGMPIGSPGMEGPYRESYDVVAYSNTGQTAVFGHVEGDEGR
- a CDS encoding acyl-CoA desaturase translates to MQTSSTLPTSENGGKRAGVHWGALLFIAGYHAVLFIGLPIYLFARTPGLDLLALMALLWAGTLVAITMGYHRFYSHKTYRASKILEIPLLFFGTAAIQGSALKWAFDHRLHHKFVDGEGDPYGTNQGFWHSHILWLFEHQAPIEERLVRDLMANRLVMFQHKYYGWLATATNVLLVAGVAALTQDVFGALIFGFLLRLFLTHHSTWFINSLAHIWGSKPYSSEHSAVNNFILAHLTFGEGYHNYHHTFSGDYRNGVRWYQFDPPKYLIWLMSKIGLASDLQRVNRVAIDRTLVAADRKLMLQHLRDVEHPRVQAFMSSMDTTYESLTDKLAQMKTDLDRYSVLKRERAREEIRIKKAQIRDLRKSIRSEMKDWERLCKEVIRFKPGLANA